Proteins co-encoded in one Cytophaga hutchinsonii ATCC 33406 genomic window:
- a CDS encoding MutS-related protein, producing MQAYISLKNTYSHQLIRLKQTHTWISIVRIALVFIALICFYFFITSFESGAFIIGLISIIAFVFVLVWHRKKSAEILFKETLVTIISQEIAYLENKELPFENGADYNETNHPYTYDLDIFGYRSLFQHLNRTATYLGKTRLANSLKHILPNEAIEKNQQAIKELSEKLTWRQEILARAKMANDTKEIYTSILTWSTKKAGEVPVYMRIISFVFPVALFILFGMAAISDSGIYMKAAEILFVVNLIIIGLHLKTIKAELFHADKIEVIIQQYSLILEKIEGETFSAARLIELKDQLLHADISASAHLNTLSKLFAHVETINNAVGSLFMNGLFMYHIHSLQALLKWKERHAFRIAEWISVIGEIEMLNSYANLSYNNPDFIFPALRTDYSIQLTGAGHPLIDKKKRICNDVVFNTGNFIILTGSNMSGKSTFLRTLGVNMVLAGAGAPVCASAAQIHPLPVIVSMRLSDSLSDSESYFFAEVKRLKQLMQMLDEQMCFVLLDEILRGTNSDDKRIGTIEVIKKIVAKNAIGIVATHDLEVCNTTQEYPEKLSNKCFEVQIINDELVFDYKLREGICKNKSATFLMKKMGVI from the coding sequence ATGCAAGCATATATTTCATTAAAAAATACCTACAGCCATCAGTTAATCAGGCTTAAGCAAACACACACCTGGATCAGTATAGTGCGGATTGCACTTGTTTTTATTGCCCTGATTTGCTTTTATTTTTTTATAACCAGTTTTGAATCTGGAGCCTTTATTATTGGTCTTATTTCAATCATCGCTTTTGTTTTTGTTCTGGTTTGGCATAGGAAAAAATCAGCTGAGATCCTGTTTAAAGAAACGCTTGTAACCATTATTTCTCAGGAGATTGCATATCTGGAAAATAAAGAATTGCCTTTTGAAAACGGAGCTGACTATAATGAAACGAATCATCCCTATACATATGATCTCGATATTTTCGGGTACAGAAGTTTGTTTCAGCATCTGAACAGAACAGCAACATACCTTGGTAAGACAAGGCTGGCAAATTCGTTAAAGCATATATTACCCAATGAAGCTATTGAAAAGAATCAGCAAGCCATAAAAGAGCTGTCAGAAAAACTAACCTGGCGGCAGGAGATACTGGCACGGGCTAAAATGGCAAACGATACGAAAGAAATTTATACTAGCATTCTTACCTGGTCTACGAAAAAAGCAGGAGAAGTGCCCGTATACATGCGTATTATTTCTTTTGTGTTTCCAGTGGCATTGTTTATACTATTTGGGATGGCAGCAATTTCTGATTCAGGCATATATATGAAGGCCGCTGAAATTTTATTTGTAGTGAATCTGATCATTATCGGGCTACATCTTAAAACCATAAAGGCAGAATTGTTTCATGCCGATAAAATTGAAGTAATCATTCAGCAGTACAGTCTTATTCTTGAAAAGATAGAAGGAGAAACATTTTCTGCTGCACGTTTAATAGAGCTGAAGGATCAATTGCTGCATGCGGATATTTCTGCAAGTGCCCATTTAAATACACTCTCAAAATTATTTGCCCATGTAGAAACAATTAATAATGCGGTGGGTTCGCTGTTTATGAATGGACTGTTTATGTATCACATACACAGCTTACAGGCACTATTGAAATGGAAAGAAAGGCATGCTTTTAGAATTGCCGAATGGATCTCGGTAATTGGTGAGATAGAAATGCTGAACAGCTATGCAAACCTGTCCTATAATAATCCGGATTTTATTTTCCCGGCTTTGCGTACAGATTACAGCATTCAACTGACAGGTGCGGGCCATCCGCTGATTGATAAAAAGAAACGTATCTGTAACGATGTCGTTTTTAATACAGGGAATTTTATTATTCTTACCGGTTCAAATATGTCCGGGAAAAGTACGTTTCTGCGTACGCTTGGCGTAAATATGGTATTAGCGGGAGCAGGCGCTCCCGTGTGCGCTTCTGCTGCACAGATTCATCCGCTGCCTGTCATTGTATCCATGCGTTTATCCGATTCATTGTCTGATAGCGAATCGTATTTCTTTGCGGAAGTAAAACGGCTGAAACAATTGATGCAGATGCTGGATGAGCAGATGTGCTTTGTCTTGCTGGATGAAATTTTGCGTGGCACCAATTCGGATGATAAGCGTATTGGTACTATTGAAGTGATAAAAAAGATTGTGGCAAAGAACGCAATCGGTATTGTTGCCACGCACGATCTGGAAGTGTGTAACACAACACAGGAATATCCGGAAAAACTCTCTAACAAATGCTTTGAGGTACAAATAATCAACGATGAACTGGTCTTTGATTACAAGCTTCGTGAAGGCATCTGTAAAAATAAGAGCGCCACTTTTTTGATGAAAAAGATGGGTGTAATATAA
- a CDS encoding lipid A deacylase LpxR family protein has protein sequence MKVPVSLLLFLNLYVVFAQDILSPKYIKLNISNDLVDKTDYYYTSGLSLTFNHPFLRKNPFNKLIPSLPKASDKNYGLTLTQDIYTPSNVDTAGFIANDRPYVATLMLYMQKTSFQPGRRLRLHSGLGLGFIGNIALGEQAQNGFHNLINNNIYEGWYNQLDNKLLMNYEFELQKGLHVDKNNQFIGIIEAEAGNLRTNMGFGYLWRVGKLSPYFESYRYSKGMKKFYFSVFLDVKFKLILFDATIIQPSSLNRPTYTLNNFLFHSRAGVSIMYARFTILLIQNFLSPEFSTGFTHRYGSLQLAYRF, from the coding sequence ATGAAAGTACCGGTATCCCTGCTTTTGTTTTTAAACCTTTATGTAGTCTTTGCCCAGGATATACTTTCACCGAAATATATTAAATTAAATATATCCAACGACCTGGTTGATAAAACAGATTATTACTATACCAGCGGACTTTCCTTAACCTTTAACCATCCATTTTTACGTAAGAATCCATTCAATAAATTAATTCCTTCATTGCCTAAAGCTTCTGATAAAAATTATGGTTTAACACTTACACAAGATATCTATACACCTTCTAATGTAGATACAGCAGGCTTTATAGCTAATGACCGTCCGTATGTAGCCACGCTTATGCTATACATGCAAAAAACATCTTTCCAGCCGGGCAGGCGTTTAAGGTTACACAGTGGCTTAGGTTTGGGCTTTATCGGAAACATTGCTTTGGGTGAACAGGCACAGAATGGCTTCCACAATCTGATCAACAACAATATTTATGAAGGGTGGTACAACCAACTCGACAATAAACTATTGATGAATTATGAATTTGAACTTCAAAAAGGATTACATGTAGACAAGAATAACCAGTTCATTGGTATTATTGAAGCGGAGGCAGGTAATCTCCGCACCAATATGGGGTTTGGTTACCTATGGCGCGTCGGAAAACTATCGCCTTATTTTGAAAGTTACAGGTATTCAAAAGGGATGAAGAAATTTTACTTTTCTGTTTTTCTGGATGTAAAATTCAAGCTAATACTTTTCGACGCTACGATTATTCAGCCAAGCAGCCTGAACAGGCCAACATATACCCTGAATAATTTCCTGTTTCATTCCAGAGCTGGCGTATCTATTATGTATGCACGTTTTACGATTCTCCTTATTCAGAATTTTCTTTCACCTGAATTCTCTACAGGCTTTACCCACCGCTATGGAAGCCTTCAGCTGGCCTACCGGTTTTAA
- a CDS encoding outer membrane beta-barrel protein produces the protein MKRFKGIHLLISFFFLLISFTSHAQLQFHYGPRIGLGLSTFSGPDAIGTNYPSGTIVGLYTHTDFAKKLSVDIELNYISMGSLFTMNKDTPEQRDYKVSLGYISLPVNLNYCVYKHIHVQVGIQTLALLTAVTEQKYQNVVTKGKNINDFHAIDAGPTIGCYYQFEKGLQLGVRYYRGIQNVVKENMVLYNTGIQFLLTYQFSRANKEL, from the coding sequence ATGAAACGTTTTAAAGGAATTCATTTACTGATATCTTTTTTCTTTCTACTTATTTCATTTACCTCACACGCACAGTTACAATTTCATTATGGCCCGCGGATTGGTTTAGGATTGAGTACCTTTAGTGGGCCGGATGCAATTGGTACAAATTATCCTTCAGGCACCATTGTTGGATTATATACACATACAGATTTTGCAAAGAAGTTATCGGTAGATATTGAGCTGAATTATATTTCCATGGGAAGTCTCTTTACAATGAATAAAGATACCCCTGAACAGCGCGATTATAAAGTATCTCTGGGTTATATTTCCCTGCCTGTAAATCTGAATTATTGTGTATATAAACATATTCATGTTCAGGTGGGTATACAGACATTAGCCTTGCTTACCGCAGTTACAGAGCAAAAGTATCAGAATGTAGTAACGAAAGGAAAGAACATTAATGACTTTCATGCGATTGATGCAGGTCCTACAATAGGATGTTATTATCAGTTTGAAAAAGGTCTTCAGCTTGGTGTTCGTTATTATAGAGGAATTCAGAACGTTGTTAAAGAAAACATGGTACTGTACAATACAGGAATTCAATTTTTATTGACTTATCAGTTCTCCCGGGCAAATAAAGAACTATAA
- a CDS encoding transposase, with the protein MKCIFGEIKNGSMLANQYGKIAGDAWLQTMEIRTNVRLHAFVIMPNHIHGIIEINTSRGELHSPAQEHSPAPTKQTPVPEQQQQKQQRGTSNTVGAIVRGYKASVTRQIKLIDDTIETVWHRNYYEHIIRDERSYENITNYINNNPEKWQADKFHRTGE; encoded by the coding sequence ATGAAATGCATTTTTGGTGAAATAAAAAATGGCAGCATGCTGGCAAATCAATACGGTAAAATTGCGGGTGATGCCTGGTTGCAAACAATGGAAATCCGAACAAACGTACGTCTGCATGCATTCGTTATAATGCCCAATCACATACACGGCATTATTGAAATAAACACCAGTAGGGGCGAATTGCATTCGCCCGCGCAAGAACATTCGCCCGCGCCCACGAAACAGACGCCGGTGCCGGAACAACAGCAGCAGAAACAACAACGCGGCACGTCCAATACGGTAGGGGCAATCGTACGGGGATATAAAGCGTCGGTAACCAGACAAATAAAATTAATTGATGACACGATAGAAACTGTATGGCACCGAAACTATTATGAACACATCATCCGGGATGAACGATCGTATGAAAATATCACAAACTATATAAACAACAATCCTGAAAAATGGCAAGCCGATAAATTTCATCGTACGGGCGAATAG
- the sucC gene encoding ADP-forming succinate--CoA ligase subunit beta: MNIHEYQAKEILKKYNVKIGEGIYADSPESAVEAAKKLKEQTGTDIFVVKAQIHAGGRGKGKFVGTEHRGVMIAKSYDEVKEKAAQMLGNTLVTIQTGPSGKVVSRLLVAADVYQKGASEPKELYLSMLLDRGTGQDVIIASTEGGMDIEEVAHSTPHLITKEFVDPAVGLQGFQARKIAFGLGLSGTAFKEMVTFVTRLYTAYKATNAEMIEINPVLKTSKDEILAVDAKVSIDDNALFRHPDLAAYRDVTEEDPLEVEAAESHLNYVKLDGNVGCMVNGAGLAMATMDVIKLAGGEPANFLDVGGGANAKTVEAGFRIILKDPNVKAILINVFGGIVRCDRVANGVVEAYKNIGTINIPIIVRLQGTNAEEGAKIINESGLKVRSAVILKDAAKLVTEALA, translated from the coding sequence ATGAATATTCACGAGTATCAAGCGAAGGAAATTCTTAAGAAATACAACGTTAAGATCGGAGAAGGTATTTATGCCGATTCGCCTGAGTCTGCAGTAGAAGCAGCTAAAAAATTAAAGGAGCAAACAGGAACTGACATCTTTGTTGTTAAAGCGCAGATCCATGCTGGTGGTCGTGGAAAAGGTAAATTTGTTGGTACTGAACACCGTGGTGTAATGATTGCCAAGTCGTATGACGAAGTAAAAGAAAAAGCTGCACAGATGTTGGGTAATACACTGGTTACAATCCAGACCGGACCTTCAGGTAAAGTAGTAAGCCGTTTGCTTGTTGCTGCTGATGTATACCAGAAAGGTGCTTCTGAGCCAAAAGAATTATACTTATCTATGTTGCTTGACCGTGGTACCGGCCAGGATGTAATTATTGCATCTACTGAAGGCGGTATGGATATTGAAGAAGTTGCACACAGCACGCCTCACTTGATCACAAAGGAATTTGTTGATCCGGCTGTTGGTCTTCAAGGGTTCCAGGCTCGTAAGATTGCCTTCGGTTTGGGTCTTTCAGGAACAGCATTCAAAGAAATGGTTACGTTTGTGACACGTTTGTATACTGCATACAAAGCAACGAACGCTGAAATGATTGAGATCAACCCGGTATTAAAAACATCCAAAGATGAAATTTTAGCGGTTGATGCTAAAGTATCTATTGATGATAACGCATTATTCCGTCACCCGGATCTTGCTGCTTACCGTGATGTTACAGAAGAAGATCCATTGGAGGTTGAAGCGGCAGAAAGTCACTTAAACTATGTAAAGCTTGACGGTAACGTTGGCTGCATGGTAAACGGTGCAGGTCTTGCAATGGCTACGATGGACGTTATTAAATTAGCTGGTGGTGAGCCTGCTAACTTCCTTGACGTTGGAGGTGGAGCAAACGCGAAGACAGTTGAAGCTGGTTTTCGTATTATCTTAAAAGATCCAAATGTAAAAGCTATTTTAATCAACGTATTTGGTGGTATCGTTCGTTGCGACCGTGTTGCCAATGGCGTTGTTGAAGCTTACAAAAATATCGGCACAATTAATATTCCGATCATTGTTCGTTTACAGGGAACAAATGCGGAAGAAGGTGCTAAAATCATCAACGAATCCGGCTTAAAAGTTCGTTCTGCGGTTATCTTAAAAGATGCTGCGAAATTGGTAACTGAAGCGTTAGCGTAA
- a CDS encoding four helix bundle protein, which translates to MNSGDNIIKKKSFTFAVRIVNLYKVLSSEIKEFVMSKQLLRSGTSVGANIREALNAQSKPGFIHKLAISQKECDETGYTNNVEFESMNTDAIELLKIVRSIIMTSKKNIIHNS; encoded by the coding sequence ATGAATTCGGGGGATAACATAATTAAAAAGAAGAGTTTTACATTTGCCGTGAGGATTGTAAATTTATATAAAGTACTTTCTTCTGAAATAAAAGAATTTGTAATGAGTAAGCAATTATTACGATCAGGAACCTCAGTGGGTGCAAATATTAGAGAAGCACTAAATGCTCAAAGTAAGCCAGGTTTCATACACAAATTAGCTATTTCTCAAAAAGAATGTGATGAAACCGGTTATACTAATAACGTAGAATTCGAAAGCATGAATACCGATGCTATAGAATTATTAAAAATAGTCAGAAGTATCATAATGACTTCAAAGAAAAACATAATTCATAATTCATAA
- a CDS encoding Smr/MutS family protein — MKIGDHVHIDGYEGVGEIIAIKGTNAEVAMGILKMKVKLDQLSPAGDDEWEEDEVEKTSYEGVDTRAKMQTFQFELDVRGKMRDELIPLLTTWADDAILIGATKAKIVHGRGNGVLRDTVRSFLKKYKEVEKLENEEGGWGDGVTLVTFRA, encoded by the coding sequence ATGAAAATCGGTGACCACGTACACATAGACGGCTACGAAGGTGTAGGCGAAATCATTGCCATTAAAGGAACCAATGCTGAAGTGGCAATGGGAATCCTTAAAATGAAAGTAAAGCTCGACCAATTAAGTCCGGCTGGTGATGATGAATGGGAAGAAGATGAAGTGGAAAAAACATCGTACGAAGGTGTTGATACCAGAGCAAAAATGCAGACGTTTCAGTTTGAATTGGATGTGCGGGGTAAAATGCGTGACGAACTGATTCCCTTATTAACAACCTGGGCGGATGATGCCATTCTGATTGGCGCAACCAAAGCTAAAATTGTACACGGCCGCGGCAATGGCGTACTGCGCGATACCGTTCGCTCATTCTTAAAGAAATACAAAGAAGTGGAAAAACTGGAAAATGAAGAAGGCGGCTGGGGTGATGGCGTTACGCTGGTAACATTCAGAGCATAG
- a CDS encoding DUF7619 domain-containing protein — protein MKKIFLLVLMCVFCTASFSQKLKWTVYNQNKKITYTENACPADYPKQDEDANYYCFKNYTVKELDFAIQVDNVFQIVQSKASDSLWFASAEDGVAAFANLRWKNLTSSNSILPSNRITRVFQKDGFGVLAGSPYGVYYLGPNTTINANLPAEMEGVSGVSIVDRNNTIWCGYTAGGGLWKTNGTDYTQWINITNENSILPFEADQATVSFLYEQRKNGHIWANVNGYGVYEYDGTGWIDHASEVSEFKTSDYVNPPYEDAAGNIYCGTKAGLYVYNGIQWTLYNTANTSFRSNVVKKVFEDSRKNLWVITEKDISVYDGNGWFSHNMESVLGSVNPYRDLFVEDDFGNIWVAARTGLLMYDGYKWTKFTTSNSPLPHNKVISVFKDRSNNIWVGSEQGLSCIQYDGPATRIPYAISGYTFLDKSSDDMYDKAAEPALANRKLILLPDNIYAYSNSLGYYQFHVSQAGTYTVRAVDDAAFIGTKDITFTITDGLNVQADVPYKIGTLKSDTLAISVIGGFPRCNNVVTYWLDIKNQGSADFTGTLAFNIDPKTEYSSSNLQPTDVDGKKIVWSNQSIPGLTSKQIQVSVVLPGVEVATDVIDFSADATNLLSEKVFTSALGQKILCAFDPNDKSVLPDNEELLQTDEMEYQIRFQNTGNDTAFTIVIRDTLSPVFDKESFAVLSASHLYTVTLDVLTGEIIFTFNNIQLPDSNVNKKESNGFIRYKIRLKNNLELLTEIKNTAYIYFDRNPSIVTNTTHQVLVNELATGITANGKEVSGNAYPNPAKDVINMQDREGRLVLYNAIGKNMLEGAADVPLNVSTLPSGMYILYQIKGDATLVHKVEIIH, from the coding sequence ATGAAAAAAATATTCCTTTTAGTACTGATGTGTGTATTCTGTACAGCTTCTTTTTCTCAAAAACTCAAGTGGACGGTTTACAATCAAAATAAAAAGATTACGTATACAGAGAATGCCTGTCCGGCAGATTATCCGAAACAGGATGAAGATGCAAATTATTATTGCTTTAAAAACTACACCGTTAAAGAACTTGATTTTGCGATTCAGGTAGATAATGTTTTTCAGATCGTACAAAGTAAAGCTTCGGATTCGTTATGGTTTGCTTCTGCAGAAGATGGTGTTGCTGCTTTTGCAAATTTGAGATGGAAAAATTTAACAAGTTCCAATTCAATACTTCCTTCGAATAGAATCACACGTGTATTTCAGAAAGATGGTTTTGGCGTACTTGCAGGGTCTCCTTACGGCGTATATTATCTGGGACCGAATACAACGATCAATGCTAATTTACCGGCTGAGATGGAAGGAGTTTCCGGTGTAAGTATTGTAGACAGAAATAATACCATCTGGTGCGGCTATACTGCTGGAGGTGGTCTCTGGAAAACCAACGGTACAGATTATACACAATGGATCAATATCACCAACGAAAATTCAATACTGCCTTTTGAAGCAGATCAGGCAACAGTAAGTTTTTTATATGAACAACGTAAGAACGGACATATCTGGGCAAACGTAAATGGGTATGGTGTATATGAATATGACGGTACTGGCTGGATAGATCATGCATCTGAAGTATCAGAATTCAAGACAAGTGATTATGTAAACCCGCCTTACGAAGATGCTGCAGGAAATATATATTGTGGTACTAAAGCCGGATTGTATGTGTATAATGGTATACAATGGACGTTATATAATACAGCTAATACATCTTTCAGATCGAATGTTGTAAAAAAAGTTTTTGAAGACAGCAGAAAAAATCTTTGGGTAATAACTGAAAAAGATATTTCAGTATATGACGGTAACGGCTGGTTCTCACACAATATGGAAAGCGTACTGGGAAGTGTAAATCCATATAGAGATCTTTTTGTAGAAGATGATTTTGGTAATATCTGGGTGGCTGCACGTACCGGCTTATTGATGTATGATGGATATAAGTGGACAAAATTTACTACTTCGAATTCTCCTTTGCCACACAATAAAGTTATTTCAGTTTTTAAGGACCGTTCAAATAACATCTGGGTTGGAAGCGAACAAGGCTTGAGCTGCATTCAGTATGATGGTCCGGCAACGCGTATCCCTTATGCAATCAGCGGATATACATTCCTTGATAAGTCTTCAGATGATATGTATGATAAAGCAGCAGAGCCCGCACTGGCCAATCGTAAACTTATCCTGCTGCCGGACAACATTTATGCATATAGTAATAGTCTTGGGTATTATCAGTTTCATGTTTCACAGGCTGGAACATATACAGTGAGAGCCGTTGATGATGCTGCTTTTATTGGAACAAAGGATATTACTTTTACGATTACGGATGGGTTAAATGTACAGGCTGATGTGCCGTATAAAATTGGTACACTTAAGTCAGATACGCTTGCCATTAGTGTTATAGGAGGTTTTCCGCGTTGCAACAATGTTGTTACATACTGGCTGGATATAAAGAACCAGGGCAGTGCGGATTTCACCGGAACACTTGCTTTTAATATTGATCCGAAAACGGAATATAGCAGTTCAAATCTGCAGCCTACAGATGTGGATGGCAAAAAAATAGTATGGTCCAATCAATCCATACCGGGTTTAACATCCAAGCAGATCCAGGTATCCGTTGTGCTTCCTGGTGTTGAAGTTGCTACTGATGTGATTGATTTTTCTGCAGATGCAACCAATCTGCTTTCAGAAAAAGTTTTTACATCAGCACTTGGACAAAAGATTCTGTGTGCATTCGACCCCAACGATAAATCTGTGCTGCCCGATAATGAAGAACTCTTGCAAACAGACGAAATGGAATATCAGATCCGTTTTCAGAATACCGGTAATGATACCGCATTTACGATCGTCATCCGTGATACCTTATCTCCGGTGTTTGATAAAGAAAGTTTTGCAGTTCTGTCTGCCAGCCACCTATATACCGTAACGCTGGATGTACTTACAGGAGAAATTATTTTTACCTTCAATAACATTCAATTGCCGGATAGCAACGTAAATAAAAAAGAAAGCAATGGATTTATCCGCTATAAAATCCGTTTAAAAAACAATCTTGAATTACTGACGGAGATAAAAAATACGGCATATATTTATTTTGATCGGAACCCGTCAATTGTCACCAATACAACACATCAGGTGCTGGTGAATGAACTTGCAACAGGCATTACAGCCAATGGAAAAGAGGTGAGCGGGAATGCATATCCGAACCCGGCAAAAGATGTAATTAACATGCAGGATAGAGAAGGACGTTTGGTATTGTATAATGCTATTGGGAAAAATATGCTGGAAGGTGCAGCAGATGTTCCGTTGAATGTATCCACACTTCCTTCAGGTATGTATATTCTGTACCAGATCAAAGGGGATGCAACACTGGTACATAAGGTAGAGATTATACACTAA
- a CDS encoding DMT family transporter → MGKSIPAGGIAKALASALLWGISGTFAQYVFEEKHIDPSWLVTMRLLVSGFTLLVFGAFKRDKDFILIWQNKRDVVQLILFAMLGMFAVQYTYFAAIVASNAATATVLQYTGPVFIVVYFAILQKKIPVAIELAAIVLAFTGVFFLVTHGDIHSLAISSEAFVWGISSAVALMMYSILPIPLLQKYSSFPVIGWGMLLGGIIPVFIAAPWNITGIWDVYTFLSVSFIILLGSLAAFYMYITAVKEIGAQTASLLACTEPLAAVLLSVCWLHVSFLWSDWVGTICILITILLLSSMKK, encoded by the coding sequence ATGGGAAAATCAATACCGGCCGGCGGAATAGCAAAGGCATTAGCTTCGGCTCTGTTATGGGGTATTTCAGGAACCTTTGCTCAATATGTATTTGAAGAAAAACACATTGATCCGTCGTGGCTTGTAACCATGCGACTGCTGGTTTCCGGATTTACATTACTTGTATTCGGTGCATTCAAACGCGATAAAGATTTCATATTGATCTGGCAAAACAAACGGGATGTAGTACAGCTGATTCTTTTTGCCATGTTGGGTATGTTTGCCGTTCAGTATACCTACTTCGCAGCAATTGTAGCTTCCAATGCAGCAACTGCTACTGTGCTTCAATATACCGGTCCAGTATTCATCGTTGTTTATTTTGCAATTCTACAGAAAAAAATACCCGTAGCTATAGAACTTGCTGCAATTGTATTGGCATTTACAGGTGTATTTTTTTTGGTAACGCATGGTGATATTCATAGTCTTGCAATTTCCTCAGAAGCGTTTGTGTGGGGCATCAGCTCTGCGGTAGCGTTAATGATGTATTCTATATTACCAATTCCTTTATTGCAGAAGTATTCATCCTTCCCGGTGATTGGCTGGGGTATGCTTCTTGGTGGAATTATACCGGTTTTCATCGCTGCACCCTGGAACATAACAGGCATCTGGGATGTCTATACGTTTCTTTCTGTAAGCTTTATTATTTTACTCGGCAGCCTGGCGGCTTTTTACATGTATATAACCGCAGTAAAAGAGATCGGTGCCCAGACAGCAAGCTTACTGGCTTGTACAGAACCTTTGGCTGCAGTACTGCTTTCTGTATGCTGGCTGCATGTATCTTTTTTATGGAGTGACTGGGTAGGTACAATCTGTATTCTGATCACCATACTACTTTTAAGCAGTATGAAAAAATAA
- a CDS encoding nucleoside deaminase: protein MNFSTTEIQTIFNANEAASAVLNQALEAAAQGTFAVGGMIVDNQTGNVICAMHNNVLKPLFGSSQNFTFDPTAHGERQLVYWYYANRHQLNLPDPEYLTIITTLDPCAMCAGTLLTAGFNVGVIAIDDFAGINYNQTFNFDTLPPDLRPLAKRKFGYYACGIKGVDPDIYVRGYVGGPNVAFKDSVVSVQNLTGCNNVFQANVEAVRNNSSNSGKAPQELFDPAALPDDAPVKLRYRELYADAFRLKIDNPRLPDKNLLDLLLYVKGSNPTAQNAVALLDPFGNVVLCMPDTFENSPVETAFMNVTQAYAITRYQLMNDPFARAQAYDYLTHPKYGTFVFLNAPNPADARTIMTLGAYGSTMEGPVPQIFPSNFQYYFLPQYGTEREFRLDIMNLPPFYTQLAQLSAMQVANY, encoded by the coding sequence ATGAACTTTTCAACAACAGAAATTCAAACTATTTTTAATGCAAACGAAGCTGCATCAGCTGTATTAAACCAGGCCCTGGAAGCGGCGGCACAGGGTACTTTTGCTGTCGGAGGCATGATTGTTGACAACCAGACCGGGAATGTCATCTGTGCCATGCACAACAATGTACTGAAGCCATTATTTGGCAGCAGCCAGAATTTTACATTTGATCCTACTGCCCATGGTGAAAGGCAGCTTGTATATTGGTATTATGCGAATAGGCATCAGTTGAATTTACCGGATCCGGAATATCTGACTATTATTACTACACTTGATCCCTGTGCTATGTGTGCAGGAACGTTGCTTACAGCAGGTTTTAATGTGGGCGTGATCGCAATAGATGACTTTGCAGGTATCAATTACAATCAGACTTTTAACTTTGATACATTACCTCCTGATCTGCGGCCGCTGGCTAAACGTAAGTTTGGTTATTATGCGTGCGGTATAAAGGGTGTTGATCCGGACATATATGTGCGCGGATATGTTGGAGGTCCGAATGTAGCATTTAAAGATTCGGTTGTATCTGTACAAAATTTAACCGGATGTAATAATGTCTTTCAGGCAAATGTAGAAGCGGTGCGGAACAACAGTTCCAATTCAGGAAAAGCTCCACAAGAATTGTTTGACCCTGCAGCACTGCCGGATGATGCTCCTGTAAAGCTGCGCTACCGCGAACTATATGCCGATGCGTTCCGTTTGAAAATAGATAACCCGAGATTGCCGGATAAAAATTTACTCGATCTGTTATTATATGTGAAAGGTTCGAACCCTACTGCCCAAAATGCAGTTGCTTTGCTGGATCCTTTTGGCAATGTGGTATTGTGTATGCCGGATACATTTGAAAACAGTCCGGTTGAAACCGCTTTTATGAATGTAACACAGGCCTATGCGATTACGCGGTATCAGTTAATGAATGATCCGTTTGCACGTGCACAAGCGTATGATTATTTAACGCATCCTAAGTATGGAACATTTGTATTTCTGAATGCACCAAACCCTGCAGATGCAAGAACAATCATGACCTTAGGTGCATATGGTTCAACAATGGAAGGGCCGGTGCCGCAGATATTCCCTTCGAATTTTCAATATTATTTCTTGCCGCAATACGGTACGGAAAGAGAGTTCCGCCTGGATATCATGAATCTGCCTCCATTCTATACGCAGCTTGCACAGCTGTCTGCTATGCAGGTAGCAAATTATTAA